The following proteins come from a genomic window of Dongia rigui:
- a CDS encoding gamma-glutamylcyclotransferase produces the protein MTRKAQKGAVAPRRMDLTPALVARVHRVLADEGPDPMLSYHSDADYAAIAAEMLADLQPGTPCWLFAYGSLIWKPEVPHVDEMRGTALGFHRDFCFRVVRFRGTRATPGLMMALDRGGRCTGMLYRLPDDGLRAHVEKLFRREFTVKPPNCRPRWVNVAIEGGARVRAIAFVMNRKAPSYMGKLPPDEIANILAEACGHWGSCAEYLYQTVAHLEAKGIHDRHLWRLQQLVAARIMSRQP, from the coding sequence GTGACGCGAAAGGCACAGAAGGGGGCGGTGGCCCCGCGCCGCATGGATCTGACACCTGCATTGGTGGCTCGTGTTCATCGCGTGCTGGCCGACGAAGGGCCGGATCCGATGCTCTCCTACCACAGCGATGCCGACTATGCGGCGATCGCTGCGGAAATGCTGGCCGATCTCCAGCCCGGTACGCCCTGCTGGCTTTTCGCCTACGGCTCGCTCATCTGGAAGCCTGAGGTGCCGCATGTGGATGAGATGCGCGGCACGGCGCTGGGGTTCCACCGCGATTTCTGCTTCCGCGTTGTGCGCTTCCGCGGCACGCGCGCGACGCCGGGTCTGATGATGGCGCTCGATCGCGGCGGGCGGTGCACCGGCATGCTCTATCGTCTGCCGGATGACGGCCTTAGGGCACATGTCGAAAAGCTCTTCCGGCGTGAGTTCACCGTGAAGCCACCGAACTGTCGGCCTCGCTGGGTGAATGTTGCTATAGAAGGGGGCGCGCGGGTGAGGGCTATAGCCTTCGTCATGAACCGCAAGGCGCCGAGCTATATGGGAAAGCTGCCGCCGGACGAAATCGCCAATATCCTGGCCGAGGCCTGCGGTCACTGGGGATCCTGCGCCGAGTATCTCTATCAGACCGTGGCGCATCTCGAAGCCAAGGGAATCCACGACCGGCATCTGTGGCGTCTGCAGCAATTGGTGGCCGCACGTATCATGTCACGCCAGCCATAA